The proteins below are encoded in one region of Portunus trituberculatus isolate SZX2019 chromosome 17, ASM1759143v1, whole genome shotgun sequence:
- the LOC123505157 gene encoding serine-rich adhesin for platelets-like isoform X25, producing MLCCRLEWVEIIEPSTRNIMFANLTTGQCVWDPPPGAHVKKFDDNQWWELFDTNTSRFYYYNATSQKTVWHRPQNCDIIPLAKLQLFSQQQIKQNTEVADDDDGRKVVKESIGTQTPAKLQIPFTIPAGTSSPKQQQQQAQHSSPAPHHLRLKTNGSLPLSTTTTTTSSTSSTTTSIPPHKNGVLQAAVPSMASTPHHPKLSPSSSLSSSRSSLSGVPGPGSLQRCHSAFLGRRGPRGSLPGISSSSGAEEVLDCGVGGGAGRRGGRLRWSGRAVPHSRGGPGPGSLQKKEPSGLTDGLSLPHSLARRVTSSNTQTSSAPSPRPVRRPSAPTTSPSGGSGGGSGSRGGSGGSTPGHHHHHHHRHTGSCSHHHHHHHHHPEATNGEAGGRRMRRSSQSSQGSSLSYTRPYKQESGRSSDSSMSQSRTSLESSGYRLLESPRGSARDAKLALAGNSRVGERRSKEGDPASSPRSPDSMSSQSSPTHPQGAPGTPSSHRRPHPDRREPASRYKAAPQHDFALLQMAKQRSFDVSNYPKRSELNLDRPREIALSRSYSFMSRPRCHDEDGMHERFLVASSGGGSGSGGLRSVESTPQPRRRNKHDVAGSPDSSLGSHGYLSHRQRSDSSGLESLATPMMHRKQRSLESGKTRLRADLRPSSSAHTRLVASDSSPSPPSPKHEFSPFTFESPKGQDSGASTLTDKDTRSNYGRGSADSSPHSQVDSGLVSGTTGSRGSIDSNSRRTERPDKETKHSSTEATAKVSPSRPASEREGRRCSHRRHHHCSKHRTGNSAPAPGSGCGAPASTTTAPSGTTDSDRSDTLQSSSSSQHLVQASSGTNSHNHNSSSGSSSTAKQASPSSSSKQASPSTAGTGRQTSPSTTNTTSTTTTTTTTTTTAAAPGRQTSPQHHDLTHLYSNLEYVYEQPVYQYIMEQAKLTGYRFGDALFEDGDSLHSDDSAGRLDDSDEFADDEGMSNADSSSQEYLEDVNYLADDEMYSDFYMPFSWRNKTKLDEDDTVDGTKESQAPSAVHSGPGITAPSPQVAPRTSLPCTIPSAASHAPMPPNSLPLDTQHASLRRKQDASNHQPLYSPILEKGELSGGGGGTGSGGGQLGNRPLSISIPNMTDPTLTTNPVTGSLHRPSQGLTALSLMKKPPSESDFERYSGGGGGEGHNMEKYAQENLNIHTRGLLRKKVPVVDMISWTKDLIRKPMLATLDKSLKNQACDLFRLVQIYMSDRKPKPGMTLNSVGLDLVSTCFNTEDLRDELFVQICRQTTENHKRDSLRRGWELLAICLAFFPPSDKFNPYLAGYISRHCDPAFCSMFPDVSKWPIHIQVAHYAGVCMKRLERTTVNGKRQRLKKPTLEEIDLARLHIFRASMFGSTIEEVMALQRDRYPHRRLPWVQTTLSEEVLRLQGTNTEGIFRVPADFEEVHQLKQVVDQWEVGDCGEAHVCAALLKLWYRELYEPLIPDSLYQAAINAHEDPQQAVALVNNLPEINRLVLSYLIRFLQYFAQPEIVAATKMDASNLAMVMAPNCLRCTSDDPRIIYENTRKEMAFIRTLIQNLDTAFMEGVV from the exons GAAGAAATTTGATGACAACCAGTGGTGGGAGTTGTTTGATACCAACACGTCgcgtttctactactacaatgccACCTCACAGAAGACTGTCTGGCACCGACCCCAAAACTGTGACATCATTCCCCTGGCTAAGCTGCAG CTCTTCTCCCAGCAGCAGATCAAGCAGAACACGGAGGTGGCTGATGATGACGACGGCAGGAAGGTGGTCAAAGAATCCATCGGAACTCAGACCCCTGCTAAACTG CAGATTCCTTTCACCATTCCGGCGGGCACCTCGTCCcccaaacagcagcagcagcaggcgcaGCATTCCTCCCCAGCCCCGCACCACCTTCGCCTCAAGACCAATggttccctccccctctccactaccaccaccaccacctcctccacctcctccaccaccacctccatccccCCCCATAAAAACGGTGTCCTCCAGGCTGCCGTACCCAGCATGGCGTCCACCCCACACCACCCCAAACTGTCCCCAAGTAGTTCCCTGAGTTCATCCCGGTCATCCCTGAGTGGAGTGCCCGGCCCCGGCTCCCTCCAACGGTGCCACAGTGCCTTCCTGGGGCGGCGGGGGCCACGGGGTTCCCTGCCAGGGataagcagcagcagtgggGCGGAAGAAGTGCTAGACTGTGGGGtgggaggcggggcggggcggcgtgGGGGCCGGCTGAGGTGGTCAGGGCGGGCTGTTCCGCACTCACGGGGTGGCCCTGGCCCGGGGTCATTGCAGAAGAAGGAACCATCCGGCCTGACGGatggcctctccctcccacactccctGGCCAGGAGGGTGACCAGCTCCAACACACAGACTTCCTCGGCACCCTCCCCGCGGCCCGTCAGGCGCCCCTCGGCTCCCACCACTTCTcccagcggcggcagcggcggcggcagtggaaGTAgaggtggcagcggcggcagcactccaggacatcaccaccaccaccatcaccgccacactGGATCGtgttcccatcaccaccatcaccaccaccaccaccctgaggCCACCAACGGGGAAGCGGGGGGACGCAGGATGCGCCGCAGCTCCCAGTCCTCGCAGGGGTCCTCACTGTCCTACACCCGCCCCTACAAGCAG GAGTCAGGTCGTTCCAGTGACAGTTCCATGTCACAGAGCCGCACTTCCCTGGAGAGCTCCGGCTACCGGCTGCTGGAGTCCCCACGGGGTAGTGCTAGGGATGCCAAGCTGGCCCTGGCAGGGAACAGCAGGGTGGGCGAGCGCCGCAGCAAGGAAGGAGACCCGGCTTCCTCCCCGCGCTCCCCCGATTCCATGTCTTCTCAGTCCTCCCCAACTCATCCCCAGGGGGCCCCTGGTACCCCCTCCTCCCACCGGCGACCTCACCCCGACAGAAGAGAGCCGGCCTCACGCTACAAGGCAGCACCGCAGCATGACTTTGCCCTGCTACAGATGGCCAAGCAGCGAAGCTTTGATGTCTCCAATTACCCCAAGCGGTCAGAGCTGAACCTGGACCGGCCGCGTGAAATAGCCCTCTCCCGTAGCTACAGCTTCATGTCTCGGCCGCGCTGCCATGACGAGGATGGCATGCACGAGCGCTTTCTGGTGgccagcagcggcggcggcagtgggtCCGGTGGCCTGCGTTCGGTGGAGTCCACGCCACAGCCGCGCCGCCGCAACAAGCACGATGTGGCCGGCAGCCCCGATTCATCCCTGGGCTCCCACGGCTACCTCAGCCACAGACAGCGCTCAGACAGTTCCGGCCTGGAGAGTCTGGCCACTCCCATGATGCACCGCAAGCAGCGCTCCCTGGAGTCTGGCAAGACCAGGCTGAGGGCAGACCTGCGGCCCAGCAGCAGCGCACACACCAGACTGGTCGCTTCAGATTCTAGTCCCAGTCCCCCGAGTCCCAAGCACGAGTTCTCCCCATTCACCTTTGAGTCTCCCAAGGGGCAGGACAGCGGGGCCTCCACGCTCACTGACAAAGACACTCGCTCCAACTACGGGCGGGGCTCAGCGGACAGCTCGCCACACTCCCAGGTGGACTCTGGCCTGGTGTCCGGCACCACCGGCAGCCGCGGCTCCATCGACAGCAACTCCCGGCGGACGGAGCGGCCGGATAAGGAGACCAAGCACTCCTCCACCGAGGCCACTGCCAAGGTCTCCCCAAGCCGGCCGGCCAGTGAGCGTGAGGGCCGCCGCTgcagccaccgccgccaccaccactgcagcaaGCACCGCACCGGCAACTCAGCCCCAGCCCCCGGCAGTGGCTGCGGTGCCccagccagcaccaccactgctccgtCAGGCACCACAGACAGCGACCGCAGCGACACCCTccagagcagcagcagctccCAGCACCTGGTGCAGGCCAGCAGCGGCACAAACAGCCACAACCACAACTCAAGctcaggcagcagcagcactgcCAAGCAGGCCTCccccagcagtagcagcaagcAGGCTAGCCCCAGCACTGCTGGCACAGGCCGGCAGACCagcccctccaccaccaacaccacctccaccaccaccaccaccaccaccaccaccaccactgctgccgctCCAGGCCGCCAGACCAGTCCACAGCACCACGACCTCACTCACCTCTACTCCAACCTGGAGTATGTGTATGAGCAGCCCGTCTACCAGTACATCATGGAGCAGGCCAAGCTCACAG GTTACCGGTTTGGTGATGCCCTGTTTGAGGATGGCGACTCCCTGCACAGTGATGACTCCGCCGGCCGCCTTGACGACAGCGACGAGTTTGCTGATGACGAGGGCATGTCCAACGCTGACTCCTCCTCACAG GAATACTTGGAGGATGTCAACTACCTGGCTGATGATGAGATGTATTCTGACTTCTACATGCCGTTCAGCTGGAGGAACAAGACCAAGCTGG ATGAAGATGACACAGtcgatggcaccaaagagagcCAGGCACCCTCGGCAGTCCACAGCGGGCCTGGCATTACGGCACCCTCCCCACAGGTGGCTCCCAGGACGTCTCTCCCTTGCACCATCCCCAGCGCTGCCTCCCACGCCCCCATGCCTCCCAACAGCCTCCCCCTGGACACCCAGCATGCCTCACTCAGAAGGAAACAGGACGCAAGCAACCACCAGCCTCTCTACTCACCCATCCTGGAGAagggcgag ctaagtggtggtggtggtggtactggtagtggtggaggacagCTGGGCAACcgtcctctctccatctccatcccGAATATGACTGACCCAACACTCACAACCAACCCTGTGACTGGCTCTCTCCACCGGCCCTCACAG GGGCTGACGGCTCTCTCCCTCATGAAGAAGCCTCCCTCAGAATCAGACTTTGAGCGGtacagcggcggtggcggtggcgaggGGCACAACATGGAGAAGTATGCACAAGAGAACCTCAACATCCACACCCGTGGCCTGTTGAGGAAGAAAGTGCCTGTTGTGGACATGATCTCATGGACAAAG GACCTGATAAGGAAACCCATGCTGGCCACCCTCGACAAGTCCCTAAAGAACCAGGCCTGCGACTTGTTCCGGCTGGTTCAGATCTACATGAGTGACCGCAAACCCAAACCAGGCATGACCCTCAACTCAGTAGGCCTGGATCTGGTGAGCACCTGCTTCAACACAGAGGACCTCAGAGACGAGCTCTTTGTGCAGATCTGCCGCCAAACCACTGAGAATCATAAGAG GGACAGTctgaggagaggatgggagctGCTGGCCATCTGCTTggcattcttccctccttcagacAAATTCAATCCTTACTTGGCTGGCTACATCTCCCGTCACTGCGACCCGGCCTTCTGCTCCATGTTTCCTGATGTTTCCAAGTGGCCCATTCACATCCAG GTTGCTCACTACGCTGGTGTGTGCATGAAGCGTCTGGAGCGAACCACAGTCAACGGCAAGCGGCAGCGGCTGAAGAAACCCACGCTGGAGGAGATTGACCTGGCTCGTCTCCACATCTTCCGAGCCTCCATGTTTGGCAGCACCATTGAGGAGGTCATGGCACTGCAGAGGGACAG GTACCCCCACCGGCGCTTGCCTTGGGTTCAGACTACACTGTCAGAGGAGGTCCTGAGGCTGCAGGGGACCAACACAGAGGGCATATTTAGGGTTCCTGCTGACTTTgaggaa GTACACCAGTTGAAGcaggtggtggaccagtggGAGGTTGGTGACTGTGGTGAAGCCCACGTGTGTGCTGCACTACTCAAGCTGTGGTACCGGGAGCTGTACGAACCCCTCATCCCCGACTCCCTGTACCAGGCTGCCATCAACGCCCATGAGGATCCCCAGCAGGCAGTGGCCCTCGTCAACAACCTTCCAGAGATCAACAGGCTTGTGCTCTCCTATCTCATCAG GTTCCTACAGTACTTTGCCCAGCCAGAGATTGTGGCAGCCACCAAGATGGACGCCAGCAACCTGGCCATGGTAATGGCACCCAACTGCTTGCGCTGCACCAGCGACGACCCTCGCATCATTTACGAGAACACCCGCAAAGAAATGGCCTTCATCCGAACCCTGATACAAAACTTGGACACAGCCTTCATGGAGGGAGTGGTCTGA
- the LOC123505157 gene encoding serine-rich adhesin for platelets-like isoform X2 — protein MLCCRLEWVEIIEPSTRNIMFANLTTGQCVWDPPPGAHVKKFDDNQWWELFDTNTSRFYYYNATSQKTVWHRPQNCDIIPLAKLQLFSQQQIKQNTEVADDDDGRKVVKESIGTQTPAKLQIPFTIPAGTSSPKQQQQQAQHSSPAPHHLRLKTNGSLPLSTTTTTTSSTSSTTTSIPPHKNGVLQAAVPSMASTPHHPKLSPSSSLSSSRSSLSGVPGPGSLQRCHSAFLGRRGPRGSLPGISSSSGAEEVLDCGVGGGAGRRGGRLRWSGRAVPHSRGGPGPGSLQKKEPSGLTDGLSLPHSLARRVTSSNTQTSSAPSPRPVRRPSAPTTSPSGGSGGGSGSRGGSGGSTPGHHHHHHHRHTGSCSHHHHHHHHHPEATNGEAGGRRMRRSSQSSQGSSLSYTRPYKQVPEAVSAPAIVLLQESGRSSDSSMSQSRTSLESSGYRLLESPRGSARDAKLALAGNSRVGERRSKEGDPASSPRSPDSMSSQSSPTHPQGAPGTPSSHRRPHPDRREPASRYKAAPQHDFALLQMAKQRSFDVSNYPKRSELNLDRPREIALSRSYSFMSRPRCHDEDGMHERFLVASSGGGSGSGGLRSVESTPQPRRRNKHDVAGSPDSSLGSHGYLSHRQRSDSSGLESLATPMMHRKQRSLESGKTRLRADLRPSSSAHTRLVASDSSPSPPSPKHEFSPFTFESPKGQDSGASTLTDKDTRSNYGRGSADSSPHSQVDSGLVSGTTGSRGSIDSNSRRTERPDKETKHSSTEATAKVSPSRPASEREGRRCSHRRHHHCSKHRTGNSAPAPGSGCGAPASTTTAPSGTTDSDRSDTLQSSSSSQHLVQASSGTNSHNHNSSSGSSSTAKQASPSSSSKQASPSTAGTGRQTSPSTTNTTSTTTTTTTTTTTAAAPGRQTSPQHHDLTHLYSNLEYVYEQPVYQYIMEQAKLTGYRFGDALFEDGDSLHSDDSAGRLDDSDEFADDEGMSNADSSSQEYLEDVNYLADDEMYSDFYMPFSWRNKTKLDEDDTVDGTKESQAPSAVHSGPGITAPSPQVAPRTSLPCTIPSAASHAPMPPNSLPLDTQHASLRRKQDASNHQPLYSPILEKGELSGGGGGTGSGGGQLGNRPLSISIPNMTDPTLTTNPVTGSLHRPSQGLTALSLMKKPPSESDFERYSGGGGGEGHNMEKYAQENLNIHTRGLLRKKVPVVDMISWTKDLIRKPMLATLDKSLKNQACDLFRLVQIYMSDRKPKPGMTLNSVGLDLVSTCFNTEDLRDELFVQICRQTTENHKRDSLRRGWELLAICLAFFPPSDKFNPYLAGYISRHCDPAFCSMFPDVSKWPIHIQVAHYAGVCMKRLERTTVNGKRQRLKKPTLEEIDLARLHIFRASMFGSTIEEVMALQRDRYPHRRLPWVQTTLSEEVLRLQGTNTEGIFRVPADFEEVHQLKQVVDQWEVGDCGEAHVCAALLKLWYRELYEPLIPDSLYQAAINAHEDPQQAVALVNNLPEINRLVLSYLIRFLQYFAQPEIVAATKMDASNLAMVMAPNCLRCTSDDPRIIYENTRKEMAFIRTLIQNLDTAFMEGVV, from the exons GAAGAAATTTGATGACAACCAGTGGTGGGAGTTGTTTGATACCAACACGTCgcgtttctactactacaatgccACCTCACAGAAGACTGTCTGGCACCGACCCCAAAACTGTGACATCATTCCCCTGGCTAAGCTGCAG CTCTTCTCCCAGCAGCAGATCAAGCAGAACACGGAGGTGGCTGATGATGACGACGGCAGGAAGGTGGTCAAAGAATCCATCGGAACTCAGACCCCTGCTAAACTG CAGATTCCTTTCACCATTCCGGCGGGCACCTCGTCCcccaaacagcagcagcagcaggcgcaGCATTCCTCCCCAGCCCCGCACCACCTTCGCCTCAAGACCAATggttccctccccctctccactaccaccaccaccacctcctccacctcctccaccaccacctccatccccCCCCATAAAAACGGTGTCCTCCAGGCTGCCGTACCCAGCATGGCGTCCACCCCACACCACCCCAAACTGTCCCCAAGTAGTTCCCTGAGTTCATCCCGGTCATCCCTGAGTGGAGTGCCCGGCCCCGGCTCCCTCCAACGGTGCCACAGTGCCTTCCTGGGGCGGCGGGGGCCACGGGGTTCCCTGCCAGGGataagcagcagcagtgggGCGGAAGAAGTGCTAGACTGTGGGGtgggaggcggggcggggcggcgtgGGGGCCGGCTGAGGTGGTCAGGGCGGGCTGTTCCGCACTCACGGGGTGGCCCTGGCCCGGGGTCATTGCAGAAGAAGGAACCATCCGGCCTGACGGatggcctctccctcccacactccctGGCCAGGAGGGTGACCAGCTCCAACACACAGACTTCCTCGGCACCCTCCCCGCGGCCCGTCAGGCGCCCCTCGGCTCCCACCACTTCTcccagcggcggcagcggcggcggcagtggaaGTAgaggtggcagcggcggcagcactccaggacatcaccaccaccaccatcaccgccacactGGATCGtgttcccatcaccaccatcaccaccaccaccaccctgaggCCACCAACGGGGAAGCGGGGGGACGCAGGATGCGCCGCAGCTCCCAGTCCTCGCAGGGGTCCTCACTGTCCTACACCCGCCCCTACAAGCAG GTCCCAGAGGCCGTCTCAGCACCAGCCATTGTCCTCCTGCAGGAGTCAGGTCGTTCCAGTGACAGTTCCATGTCACAGAGCCGCACTTCCCTGGAGAGCTCCGGCTACCGGCTGCTGGAGTCCCCACGGGGTAGTGCTAGGGATGCCAAGCTGGCCCTGGCAGGGAACAGCAGGGTGGGCGAGCGCCGCAGCAAGGAAGGAGACCCGGCTTCCTCCCCGCGCTCCCCCGATTCCATGTCTTCTCAGTCCTCCCCAACTCATCCCCAGGGGGCCCCTGGTACCCCCTCCTCCCACCGGCGACCTCACCCCGACAGAAGAGAGCCGGCCTCACGCTACAAGGCAGCACCGCAGCATGACTTTGCCCTGCTACAGATGGCCAAGCAGCGAAGCTTTGATGTCTCCAATTACCCCAAGCGGTCAGAGCTGAACCTGGACCGGCCGCGTGAAATAGCCCTCTCCCGTAGCTACAGCTTCATGTCTCGGCCGCGCTGCCATGACGAGGATGGCATGCACGAGCGCTTTCTGGTGgccagcagcggcggcggcagtgggtCCGGTGGCCTGCGTTCGGTGGAGTCCACGCCACAGCCGCGCCGCCGCAACAAGCACGATGTGGCCGGCAGCCCCGATTCATCCCTGGGCTCCCACGGCTACCTCAGCCACAGACAGCGCTCAGACAGTTCCGGCCTGGAGAGTCTGGCCACTCCCATGATGCACCGCAAGCAGCGCTCCCTGGAGTCTGGCAAGACCAGGCTGAGGGCAGACCTGCGGCCCAGCAGCAGCGCACACACCAGACTGGTCGCTTCAGATTCTAGTCCCAGTCCCCCGAGTCCCAAGCACGAGTTCTCCCCATTCACCTTTGAGTCTCCCAAGGGGCAGGACAGCGGGGCCTCCACGCTCACTGACAAAGACACTCGCTCCAACTACGGGCGGGGCTCAGCGGACAGCTCGCCACACTCCCAGGTGGACTCTGGCCTGGTGTCCGGCACCACCGGCAGCCGCGGCTCCATCGACAGCAACTCCCGGCGGACGGAGCGGCCGGATAAGGAGACCAAGCACTCCTCCACCGAGGCCACTGCCAAGGTCTCCCCAAGCCGGCCGGCCAGTGAGCGTGAGGGCCGCCGCTgcagccaccgccgccaccaccactgcagcaaGCACCGCACCGGCAACTCAGCCCCAGCCCCCGGCAGTGGCTGCGGTGCCccagccagcaccaccactgctccgtCAGGCACCACAGACAGCGACCGCAGCGACACCCTccagagcagcagcagctccCAGCACCTGGTGCAGGCCAGCAGCGGCACAAACAGCCACAACCACAACTCAAGctcaggcagcagcagcactgcCAAGCAGGCCTCccccagcagtagcagcaagcAGGCTAGCCCCAGCACTGCTGGCACAGGCCGGCAGACCagcccctccaccaccaacaccacctccaccaccaccaccaccaccaccaccaccaccactgctgccgctCCAGGCCGCCAGACCAGTCCACAGCACCACGACCTCACTCACCTCTACTCCAACCTGGAGTATGTGTATGAGCAGCCCGTCTACCAGTACATCATGGAGCAGGCCAAGCTCACAG GTTACCGGTTTGGTGATGCCCTGTTTGAGGATGGCGACTCCCTGCACAGTGATGACTCCGCCGGCCGCCTTGACGACAGCGACGAGTTTGCTGATGACGAGGGCATGTCCAACGCTGACTCCTCCTCACAG GAATACTTGGAGGATGTCAACTACCTGGCTGATGATGAGATGTATTCTGACTTCTACATGCCGTTCAGCTGGAGGAACAAGACCAAGCTGG ATGAAGATGACACAGtcgatggcaccaaagagagcCAGGCACCCTCGGCAGTCCACAGCGGGCCTGGCATTACGGCACCCTCCCCACAGGTGGCTCCCAGGACGTCTCTCCCTTGCACCATCCCCAGCGCTGCCTCCCACGCCCCCATGCCTCCCAACAGCCTCCCCCTGGACACCCAGCATGCCTCACTCAGAAGGAAACAGGACGCAAGCAACCACCAGCCTCTCTACTCACCCATCCTGGAGAagggcgag ctaagtggtggtggtggtggtactggtagtggtggaggacagCTGGGCAACcgtcctctctccatctccatcccGAATATGACTGACCCAACACTCACAACCAACCCTGTGACTGGCTCTCTCCACCGGCCCTCACAG GGGCTGACGGCTCTCTCCCTCATGAAGAAGCCTCCCTCAGAATCAGACTTTGAGCGGtacagcggcggtggcggtggcgaggGGCACAACATGGAGAAGTATGCACAAGAGAACCTCAACATCCACACCCGTGGCCTGTTGAGGAAGAAAGTGCCTGTTGTGGACATGATCTCATGGACAAAG GACCTGATAAGGAAACCCATGCTGGCCACCCTCGACAAGTCCCTAAAGAACCAGGCCTGCGACTTGTTCCGGCTGGTTCAGATCTACATGAGTGACCGCAAACCCAAACCAGGCATGACCCTCAACTCAGTAGGCCTGGATCTGGTGAGCACCTGCTTCAACACAGAGGACCTCAGAGACGAGCTCTTTGTGCAGATCTGCCGCCAAACCACTGAGAATCATAAGAG GGACAGTctgaggagaggatgggagctGCTGGCCATCTGCTTggcattcttccctccttcagacAAATTCAATCCTTACTTGGCTGGCTACATCTCCCGTCACTGCGACCCGGCCTTCTGCTCCATGTTTCCTGATGTTTCCAAGTGGCCCATTCACATCCAG GTTGCTCACTACGCTGGTGTGTGCATGAAGCGTCTGGAGCGAACCACAGTCAACGGCAAGCGGCAGCGGCTGAAGAAACCCACGCTGGAGGAGATTGACCTGGCTCGTCTCCACATCTTCCGAGCCTCCATGTTTGGCAGCACCATTGAGGAGGTCATGGCACTGCAGAGGGACAG GTACCCCCACCGGCGCTTGCCTTGGGTTCAGACTACACTGTCAGAGGAGGTCCTGAGGCTGCAGGGGACCAACACAGAGGGCATATTTAGGGTTCCTGCTGACTTTgaggaa GTACACCAGTTGAAGcaggtggtggaccagtggGAGGTTGGTGACTGTGGTGAAGCCCACGTGTGTGCTGCACTACTCAAGCTGTGGTACCGGGAGCTGTACGAACCCCTCATCCCCGACTCCCTGTACCAGGCTGCCATCAACGCCCATGAGGATCCCCAGCAGGCAGTGGCCCTCGTCAACAACCTTCCAGAGATCAACAGGCTTGTGCTCTCCTATCTCATCAG GTTCCTACAGTACTTTGCCCAGCCAGAGATTGTGGCAGCCACCAAGATGGACGCCAGCAACCTGGCCATGGTAATGGCACCCAACTGCTTGCGCTGCACCAGCGACGACCCTCGCATCATTTACGAGAACACCCGCAAAGAAATGGCCTTCATCCGAACCCTGATACAAAACTTGGACACAGCCTTCATGGAGGGAGTGGTCTGA